The Bacillus vallismortis genome window below encodes:
- a CDS encoding DUF4064 domain-containing protein produces MKRTTEFVLGLIGGIFGFIGAFLALIVGGLDASFNSSGTSDIIGLGWGAIFLSILGIVASVIVRKKGKLGGILLIISGVGGLICISLFYLLPAVLLIIPGIMGLVRKDKSQTTAA; encoded by the coding sequence ATGAAAAGAACAACTGAATTTGTTTTAGGTCTGATTGGTGGAATTTTTGGGTTTATTGGAGCTTTTTTGGCGTTAATTGTTGGTGGCCTTGACGCCTCTTTTAATTCATCTGGCACAAGCGATATTATCGGTTTAGGTTGGGGTGCTATCTTCCTCTCCATCCTTGGTATTGTTGCTTCTGTAATTGTTAGAAAGAAAGGAAAACTAGGTGGGATTTTACTCATCATTTCCGGTGTCGGTGGTCTGATTTGTATCTCTTTATTCTACTTACTGCCTGCTGTACTTCTTATTATCCCTGGAATCATGGGACTCGTTAGAAAAGACAAATCTCAGACAACAGCAGCGTAA
- a CDS encoding ImmA/IrrE family metallo-endopeptidase: MTIQLSHLEEEVKKIYTKLNMLTPEEVDMERIAAAFQIWIHYERKGSSMFCINGLYSMVLDSSASRQQQWEDFVHELGHVIKHCGNQFNMNRMFRQLQEYQANSFMYHFCVPTFMLEKISLPRMQSEAIKLIGDTFNVTYPFAAKRLEMYKRKQFSILWHQKLYQLNY, encoded by the coding sequence ATGACAATTCAGTTATCTCATCTAGAAGAAGAAGTAAAGAAGATTTATACAAAATTGAATATGCTTACTCCTGAAGAGGTTGACATGGAACGGATTGCGGCTGCTTTTCAGATTTGGATTCACTATGAAAGAAAAGGCAGCAGCATGTTTTGTATAAATGGTCTTTATAGCATGGTTTTGGATTCAAGTGCTTCTCGTCAACAGCAATGGGAGGACTTTGTTCATGAACTCGGGCATGTGATTAAACATTGCGGAAACCAATTCAATATGAATCGTATGTTCCGCCAACTGCAAGAGTACCAAGCTAATAGTTTCATGTATCACTTTTGTGTACCGACGTTCATGCTCGAAAAGATTTCGTTGCCGCGCATGCAATCAGAGGCTATAAAGTTAATTGGGGATACCTTTAACGTCACATATCCTTTCGCAGCTAAACGGCTTGAAATGTACAAAAGAAAACAGTTTTCTATTCTCTGGCATCAAAAGCTCTATCAACTAAATTATTAG
- a CDS encoding site-specific integrase: MASIERRSEKSFRLIVENGYDANGKRDRRKKSIRIEDPKILKSKRKLQEYLEDQLHRFRIEVEAGEYIAPEKATFESFAGKWVEKKLFNKSGKPYSYKASEKYSTHLHNHILPAFGHKQIDKIKTLHIVDFIDDLSKDGARKDGKSGGLGDRTILDVFQTLQAIFKTATEEWKLIKDNPMEGLSQPHVEPKEMQYFQTDEAEECIRVLYEIDIKWRLYFLGAMIGGLRRGEGLAFQWHLDVDWNRGGFYVNRSISKTVNGQPLVKAPKSRSSKRFVKMPDFYMEDLAKYYRMWKKEKLMLGDAWEGEDNQYIFHNGIGKPYYYTTPTAKWAKIKKKYGLKDIRLHDLRHTMVAILIEAGENMSAIQKRAGHASRRITSDIYGHVTEKLENETAQYFDQFNPNLKVKSN, encoded by the coding sequence ATGGCTAGTATTGAAAGACGCAGTGAAAAATCTTTTAGGTTAATTGTCGAAAATGGTTATGACGCAAACGGAAAAAGGGATAGAAGAAAGAAATCGATTCGTATCGAAGATCCAAAAATATTAAAGTCTAAACGGAAATTACAGGAGTACCTCGAGGATCAGCTGCACCGTTTCAGAATTGAAGTAGAGGCTGGCGAGTATATTGCTCCTGAAAAAGCTACATTCGAATCATTTGCAGGGAAATGGGTTGAAAAGAAACTCTTTAATAAAAGTGGAAAACCTTACTCTTATAAAGCATCCGAAAAATACTCAACTCACTTACACAACCACATCCTCCCTGCATTTGGACATAAACAAATAGATAAAATAAAAACCTTACACATTGTTGATTTTATAGATGATTTATCTAAAGATGGGGCTCGAAAAGATGGAAAGTCTGGCGGGCTTGGTGATAGAACGATTCTTGATGTATTTCAAACGTTACAGGCAATCTTCAAGACAGCCACAGAAGAATGGAAACTCATTAAAGACAATCCTATGGAGGGATTAAGTCAGCCACATGTGGAACCAAAAGAAATGCAATATTTTCAGACTGATGAAGCAGAAGAATGTATCCGGGTTTTATACGAAATTGATATAAAATGGCGTTTGTACTTTTTGGGTGCAATGATCGGCGGTTTACGGCGTGGTGAAGGACTTGCCTTTCAATGGCACTTGGATGTGGATTGGAACAGAGGCGGCTTCTATGTAAATCGCTCAATCTCTAAAACAGTCAACGGACAGCCGCTTGTAAAAGCACCTAAATCTCGCAGCTCAAAACGTTTTGTTAAAATGCCAGATTTCTATATGGAGGATTTAGCAAAGTATTATCGCATGTGGAAGAAGGAAAAACTTATGCTCGGTGATGCCTGGGAAGGTGAGGACAATCAATACATCTTTCATAATGGAATAGGAAAGCCATATTACTACACTACCCCCACTGCAAAGTGGGCAAAAATAAAAAAGAAGTATGGACTAAAAGATATTAGGCTCCATGATCTGCGGCATACGATGGTGGCTATCCTTATAGAAGCCGGTGAAAATATGAGTGCAATTCAAAAACGTGCCGGTCACGCAAGTAGAAGAATAACATCTGATATTTACGGCCATGTTACCGAAAAACTTGAAAATGAGACAGCTCAATATTTTGATCAATTTAATCCTAATTTGAAGGTGAAAAGCAACTAA
- a CDS encoding undecaprenyl-diphosphate phosphatase, with translation MTLWELFVAAILGIVEGLTEYAPVSSTGHMIIVDDIWLKSSNLMSEEAANSFKVVIQLGSILAVAIVFKDRILNLLGLKKNITSDQKQGHKLSIAQIAVGLVPAAVLGFLFEDYIDEYLFSVQTVAVGLIAGAVLMLFADWVNKRKVATDTLDRISYKQAIGVGLFQCLALWPGFSRSGSTISGGVILGLNHRAAADFTFIMAMPIMMGASFLSLVKHWDSLSSDLLPFFIVGFICAFVVALFVVRFFLKLINKIKLVPFAIYRIILGVILLLIMM, from the coding sequence ATGACTCTATGGGAATTGTTTGTAGCTGCCATCTTAGGGATCGTAGAAGGGTTAACAGAGTACGCGCCGGTTTCTTCGACAGGACATATGATCATAGTAGACGATATCTGGCTTAAATCAAGCAATCTGATGTCAGAAGAAGCTGCCAACTCATTCAAAGTGGTGATTCAGCTTGGTTCTATTTTAGCAGTGGCCATCGTGTTTAAAGACCGGATTTTGAATTTGCTCGGCCTGAAAAAGAATATTACCAGCGACCAGAAGCAGGGACATAAATTAAGCATTGCACAAATTGCAGTCGGACTTGTGCCTGCAGCTGTTCTCGGCTTTTTGTTTGAGGATTACATTGATGAATATTTATTTTCTGTTCAAACTGTAGCCGTGGGTTTAATCGCCGGGGCAGTCCTGATGCTTTTTGCTGATTGGGTGAATAAACGGAAAGTTGCAACAGACACCCTCGACCGCATTTCCTATAAGCAGGCGATAGGAGTCGGCTTATTTCAATGTCTTGCCCTGTGGCCGGGTTTCTCGCGTTCCGGTTCAACCATTTCCGGAGGCGTTATTCTTGGATTGAACCATCGCGCGGCAGCCGACTTTACGTTTATTATGGCGATGCCGATCATGATGGGAGCAAGTTTTTTAAGCCTTGTGAAGCACTGGGACAGTTTAAGCTCGGATCTGTTGCCGTTTTTCATCGTCGGCTTTATCTGCGCCTTTGTTGTCGCGCTGTTTGTCGTCCGTTTCTTCTTAAAACTGATTAACAAAATCAAACTCGTCCCCTTTGCAATCTACCGAATCATCCTCGGTGTGATTTTACTTTTAATCATGATGTAA
- a CDS encoding AI-2E family transporter, translated as MEMLQTWSGRFKQFFLDNKFVLFLLVLLLIGLNILVFTKTSFIFTPIIVLLKTISLPIILTGIVFYLLNPIVDFLERRRVRRIYTIFLLYLLIIGLITITIVSIIPFLKEQIMSLIDNIPRYVDIVENQTKQLIGSNFVNQAQQTMNINISDLATKISDQAATIVNSTFTGVGNFIGALTEVIISIVTVPFILFYLLKDGKKLPVYILKFVPTRLKEQTYTVLSEMNHRLSSYIRGQIIVSFCIGFLLFIGYLIIGLDYASLLAIIAACTSIVPYLGPTIAITPAIIIAIVTSPLMLLKLVIVWTIVQLIEGKLISPQIMGKNLHIHPITIIFLLLTAGKLFGVVGIILAIPGYAVAKVITTHLFDWFKMRSHLYDEEKNENTSGHKV; from the coding sequence GTGGAGATGTTGCAAACATGGAGCGGCAGATTTAAACAATTCTTCTTGGACAATAAGTTTGTTTTATTTTTGCTTGTGCTGCTGCTGATTGGTTTAAATATTCTCGTTTTTACAAAAACATCATTTATTTTCACCCCGATTATAGTTCTTCTCAAAACAATTTCACTGCCGATTATTTTAACAGGGATTGTTTTTTATCTGTTAAACCCAATCGTTGATTTCCTTGAGAGAAGAAGAGTAAGAAGAATCTATACGATTTTCCTGTTATATCTACTGATTATCGGACTGATCACGATCACGATCGTGTCCATCATCCCCTTTTTAAAAGAACAAATTATGAGTTTGATTGACAATATCCCGAGATATGTGGATATCGTTGAAAATCAGACGAAACAGCTGATCGGCAGCAACTTCGTCAATCAGGCCCAGCAAACGATGAACATCAATATATCTGATCTTGCAACAAAGATTTCAGATCAGGCGGCTACGATTGTGAACAGTACTTTCACCGGTGTTGGGAATTTTATCGGTGCTCTGACTGAGGTTATTATTTCGATTGTCACGGTTCCGTTTATTCTTTTCTATTTATTAAAAGATGGAAAGAAGTTGCCGGTCTATATACTGAAGTTTGTGCCGACACGATTAAAAGAACAGACATACACAGTCTTAAGCGAAATGAATCATCGGTTAAGCTCTTATATCAGAGGCCAGATCATTGTCAGCTTCTGTATCGGGTTTTTGCTGTTTATCGGTTATTTGATTATCGGGCTGGATTATGCTTCATTGCTTGCCATCATTGCGGCTTGTACAAGCATCGTTCCGTATTTAGGGCCGACGATTGCCATTACGCCAGCGATTATCATCGCCATAGTGACATCACCGCTCATGCTGCTTAAGCTGGTGATCGTATGGACAATTGTTCAGCTGATCGAAGGGAAGCTGATCTCTCCGCAAATTATGGGGAAAAACCTTCACATCCACCCCATTACGATTATTTTTCTGCTGTTAACAGCCGGCAAGCTGTTTGGTGTGGTTGGAATCATTCTTGCCATTCCGGGCTATGCAGTTGCTAAAGTCATTACGACACATTTATTTGACTGGTTTAAAATGCGGTCACATTTATACGACGAAGAAAAAAATGAAAATACGTCAGGGCATAAAGTGTGA
- a CDS encoding Gfo/Idh/MocA family protein — MIRFAIVGTNWITDRFLESAAEIKDVQLTAVYSRSVERAAEFAAKHGAEHIFSNLQEMAASDCFDAVYIASPNALHKEQAVLFMNHGKHVLCEKPFASNTKETEQMITAAQENGVVLMEALKTTFLPNFKELKKHLHKIGTVRRFTASYCQYSSRYDAFRNGTVLNAFKPELSNGSLMDIGVYCIYPAVVLFGEPQDVKANGYALSSGVDGEGTVILSYDGFEAVLMHSKISTSYAPAEIQGEDGTIVIDTIQQPERVEIRYRDGRLENISIHDPKPAMFYEIEEFVTLIKENKPESEDNTFERSLITAKIMEEARKQMGIVYPADQA, encoded by the coding sequence ATGATACGTTTTGCCATAGTAGGAACAAACTGGATTACAGACCGCTTTCTTGAGTCAGCAGCGGAAATAAAAGATGTTCAGCTGACAGCTGTTTATTCGAGATCAGTTGAACGCGCTGCCGAGTTTGCCGCTAAACACGGCGCTGAGCACATCTTCTCAAACCTACAGGAAATGGCGGCAAGCGATTGCTTTGATGCTGTATACATAGCCAGTCCCAATGCTCTTCACAAGGAGCAGGCCGTTCTCTTTATGAACCATGGCAAGCATGTGCTTTGTGAGAAGCCGTTTGCTTCAAATACGAAAGAAACGGAACAGATGATTACAGCAGCTCAGGAAAACGGCGTTGTCCTCATGGAAGCGCTGAAGACCACTTTCCTGCCAAACTTCAAAGAGCTGAAGAAACACTTACATAAAATCGGAACCGTCCGCAGATTTACCGCAAGCTACTGCCAGTACTCCTCACGGTATGACGCGTTTAGAAACGGAACCGTCTTGAACGCATTTAAGCCTGAGCTTTCCAACGGGTCATTAATGGATATCGGCGTTTATTGTATTTATCCTGCTGTCGTGCTATTTGGCGAACCGCAGGACGTGAAGGCGAACGGATATGCTTTATCTTCCGGAGTAGATGGAGAGGGGACCGTCATTCTGTCTTACGACGGGTTCGAAGCCGTTCTGATGCATTCTAAAATCTCTACTTCCTATGCTCCGGCGGAAATTCAGGGTGAAGACGGGACGATTGTAATCGATACAATTCAGCAGCCTGAACGAGTGGAAATCCGCTATCGAGACGGCCGTCTGGAAAACATTTCGATTCATGATCCTAAACCGGCGATGTTCTACGAAATAGAAGAATTTGTCACGCTCATAAAAGAGAACAAGCCGGAATCTGAAGACAATACATTTGAACGGTCTTTGATCACCGCCAAAATCATGGAAGAAGCAAGAAAGCAGATGGGGATTGTATACCCTGCTGATCAAGCGTAA